Proteins encoded within one genomic window of Bacillus sp. F19:
- a CDS encoding sugar ABC transporter substrate-binding protein, whose product MKKHWFKKSAVKSMVGALLITGVLAGCSSESSEDGKTTLTVWGMGEEAKSLPKIAEEFEKENPEIDVKVQALPWDQAHDKLLTAVASKKGPDVLQMGTTWIPEFASAGALKDLTPHVKDYPELDPKHFFEGSVETTKYEDKMVGVPWYVDTRLLYYRTDLLEEAGYKEAPKTWEELKDAADKLADRGEGKYGIAIDAKEQSLSFMFARQNGAELLGAENDPKFNEPKFAEAVNYLNSFYESGAAPKDDLGIDIVQGFRGEGILPMFISGPWMIKLINDQAPELEGKWATAVLPAKENNVSALGGSNLSVFEHTKNEEEALKFAAYMSKPETQLKWMEMTNSLPAAQKAWEDESLTGNKYYKAFGEQMENSQPMPVIKQWEEIAQTYLKSFEKIYRGGADVQKELDSFDKQAEEILKK is encoded by the coding sequence ATGAAAAAGCATTGGTTTAAAAAGTCAGCAGTAAAATCAATGGTTGGAGCTTTATTGATTACTGGGGTACTCGCAGGCTGCTCTTCTGAGTCAAGTGAAGACGGAAAAACAACATTAACCGTTTGGGGAATGGGGGAAGAAGCAAAATCCCTTCCTAAAATCGCAGAAGAATTCGAAAAAGAAAATCCTGAAATCGATGTAAAGGTTCAGGCACTTCCTTGGGATCAAGCACACGACAAACTGCTGACAGCTGTTGCATCTAAAAAAGGACCGGATGTTTTGCAAATGGGAACAACATGGATTCCTGAATTTGCATCAGCAGGAGCCTTAAAAGACTTAACTCCTCATGTGAAAGACTATCCGGAACTTGATCCGAAGCACTTCTTTGAAGGATCTGTTGAAACCACGAAATACGAAGATAAGATGGTTGGTGTGCCTTGGTATGTAGACACCCGCCTACTTTACTACCGTACAGATTTACTTGAGGAAGCAGGCTATAAAGAAGCCCCTAAGACTTGGGAAGAGTTGAAAGATGCGGCGGACAAGCTTGCTGATCGCGGAGAAGGAAAATATGGAATTGCTATTGATGCAAAAGAGCAAAGTTTATCTTTTATGTTCGCCCGTCAAAACGGAGCTGAGCTGCTGGGAGCAGAAAACGATCCTAAATTCAACGAACCAAAATTTGCAGAAGCAGTAAATTATCTGAACAGTTTCTATGAGAGCGGAGCAGCGCCAAAAGATGATCTGGGTATCGACATCGTTCAAGGATTCCGCGGAGAAGGTATTCTGCCTATGTTTATCAGCGGTCCATGGATGATCAAATTGATCAACGACCAAGCTCCTGAATTAGAAGGAAAATGGGCAACTGCTGTTCTTCCGGCAAAAGAAAACAATGTATCAGCACTTGGCGGATCTAATCTGTCTGTATTTGAGCACACAAAGAATGAAGAAGAAGCATTAAAATTTGCAGCTTACATGAGTAAACCTGAGACACAATTAAAGTGGATGGAAATGACGAACTCTCTTCCGGCAGCTCAAAAAGCCTGGGAAGATGAATCTCTTACTGGAAATAAGTACTACAAAGCATTCGGGGAACAAATGGAGAATTCTCAGCCAATGCCTGTTATTAAGCAATGGGAAGAAATCGCCCAAACTTACTTGAAGAGCTTCGAGAAGATCTATCGCGGCGGTGCAGATGTTCAGAAAGAGCTGGATTCCTTCGACAAACAAGCAGAAGAAATCTTAAAAAAATAA
- a CDS encoding carbohydrate ABC transporter permease — MKATVSDAKKAYRIQQWIAGIVLTLGGLLVSIPFIWMILSAFKPESEVLQLTPTLWPETFTTENFIYLFENMNFAVYLRNTIFIVLCSFVGLFFNAMAGFAFAKYKFKGREKLFYLVLATMMIPGQVTMIPVYLILNQMGLTNTMAGVVLPGLVGAFSIFLFRQFMSTIPDELLEAARLDGASELRVFVQLILPISKPIMAVQGILTFIAGWNSFLWPLIIANDESLYTLSVGLSLLKGQYGGNFALQMAGSTFMVVPIVIIFIIFQKHIIEGYTISGMK; from the coding sequence ATGAAAGCAACAGTATCTGATGCAAAAAAAGCATACAGAATTCAGCAATGGATTGCAGGAATCGTTTTAACTCTTGGAGGACTATTGGTTTCTATTCCTTTTATCTGGATGATTCTTTCTGCGTTCAAGCCTGAAAGTGAAGTGCTTCAGCTCACTCCAACTCTATGGCCTGAAACCTTTACAACGGAAAACTTCATCTACTTATTTGAAAACATGAACTTTGCTGTTTATCTTCGCAATACGATTTTCATTGTCCTCTGTTCTTTTGTCGGCCTTTTCTTTAATGCGATGGCTGGATTCGCCTTCGCTAAATACAAGTTTAAAGGCAGAGAAAAGCTTTTTTATCTTGTCCTTGCGACCATGATGATTCCGGGACAAGTGACGATGATTCCAGTCTATTTGATTCTAAATCAGATGGGATTAACAAACACGATGGCGGGAGTTGTATTACCAGGGTTGGTCGGAGCATTCAGCATCTTTTTGTTCAGACAGTTCATGTCTACAATTCCAGACGAACTGCTTGAAGCTGCCCGATTAGACGGAGCAAGCGAGTTACGGGTTTTCGTGCAGCTGATCCTTCCAATATCAAAGCCAATCATGGCAGTTCAAGGAATATTAACGTTCATAGCGGGGTGGAACAGTTTCCTATGGCCGTTGATTATTGCAAATGATGAAAGTTTATACACCTTATCAGTTGGTTTGAGCTTATTGAAAGGTCAGTATGGCGGTAACTTTGCGCTGCAAATGGCAGGTTCAACCTTTATGGTCGTGCCAATCGTCATTATCTTTATCATCTTTCAAAAGCACATTATCGAAGGATATACCATTTCAGGTATGAAATAA
- a CDS encoding LacI family transcriptional regulator translates to MVSIKDIAKKAGVSISTVSYALNGSPKVTKETSDRIHAIAKELNYIPSAAARSLKKRETKIIGIYLTNYSGAFYGQLLQGMMETLSKNGYELIVCSGKESHRFLPERMIDGAIILDATYKTEELLSHAERGHKLVVMDRRMDHPNISQVLLDNKAGATLAIDYLAEKGHKKIYVLKGPEISFDARQRLEAVQKAVQRYSHIQYIELDGDFNRPSGEVAAKKIHQEFSEPVGVFCLNDEMAIGMYDYFSRTHLRIGEDVHIIGFDNIEVSQYIHPRLATINYSKHKWGALASELLLNLIKMEKREHERINVSLIEGDSVQNW, encoded by the coding sequence TTGGTAAGTATTAAGGACATTGCGAAAAAAGCAGGTGTTTCCATATCCACGGTCTCCTATGCCTTAAACGGCAGTCCGAAAGTTACTAAGGAAACATCTGACCGGATTCATGCAATTGCGAAAGAATTAAATTATATCCCGAGCGCAGCTGCTCGTTCGCTGAAAAAGAGAGAAACCAAGATAATCGGAATCTATTTGACGAATTACAGCGGAGCATTTTACGGCCAGCTTCTTCAGGGAATGATGGAGACATTAAGCAAGAATGGCTATGAACTAATCGTATGCAGCGGAAAAGAGTCTCACAGGTTCTTGCCGGAACGTATGATTGATGGAGCCATTATCTTGGATGCAACGTATAAAACAGAAGAATTGCTGAGCCATGCAGAACGCGGACATAAGCTGGTTGTAATGGATCGGAGAATGGATCATCCGAATATTTCTCAAGTACTGCTCGACAACAAAGCCGGTGCAACCCTGGCAATTGATTATTTGGCTGAAAAAGGTCATAAAAAGATTTATGTCTTAAAAGGGCCCGAAATATCGTTTGATGCACGGCAGCGACTGGAGGCTGTCCAAAAGGCAGTACAACGGTATTCACATATCCAATATATTGAGCTTGACGGTGATTTCAACAGACCGTCAGGAGAGGTTGCTGCTAAGAAGATTCACCAGGAATTTTCAGAGCCAGTCGGTGTATTTTGCTTAAACGATGAAATGGCAATCGGCATGTATGACTATTTTAGCCGGACGCACTTGCGTATAGGAGAAGACGTTCATATCATTGGTTTTGATAATATTGAAGTTTCTCAGTACATTCACCCAAGACTGGCAACAATCAACTATTCGAAGCATAAATGGGGTGCTTTAGCATCAGAATTGCTTCTTAATTTAATCAAAATGGAAAAGCGTGAACACGAACGAATCAATGTAAGCTTAATTGAAGGAGATTCGGTACAGAATTGGTAG
- a CDS encoding glycoside hydrolase family 3 C-terminal domain-containing protein produces the protein MDKIRITSLIEKMTIHEKISQLIQLATPFYEGAATEGQITGPMLELGIKKEDVINSGSVLGASGAKEVRNIQDAHMKENRLGIPLLMMADIVHGYKTIFPVPLAIGCSWDLEAAEKSAEIAAREASVSGIHVTFAPMVDLVRDPRWGRVMESTGEDPFLNSEFARAFVRGFQGNDLSGDTDRVAACVKHFAAYGAAEGGRDYNTVDMSERQLRESYLPAYKAALDEGCEMVMTAFNTVDGIPATGNKKLMRNLLREEMGFNGVLISDWGAVKEQIPHGIARDEKDAAENAIKAGVDIEMMTSCYAHHLAALIKEGKVEEKRIDEAVYRILELKEKLALFENPYRGADVHREKEVVLSRTHREAAYELAVKSCVLLKNDGILPLNNEKKIALIGPFAENGDLLGPWSWQGSKDDAVTLHEAFSAKLSPEDLVIEKGCGIETSSDELFEKAAAKAKAADIIVLALGEDSEMSGEAGCRADIRLPEVQLELVSKIKALGKPVVIVLFNGRPLDLSGIEGQANAILEAWYPGTEGGNAVADLLFGERNPSGKLTMSFPFTAGQVPVYYNNYNTGRPKDAPDAQIRYVSQYLDIPNEPLYPFGFGLSYTHYKYSEPKLSSCTISPDHPLTVSVDVTNSGKTAGEEIVQLYIRDMVGEVIRPLKELKAFVKVKLDPEETKTVEFILIEEQLRYYHADLSFTSDEGEFTVFVGGSSHDVKSACFELTK, from the coding sequence ATGGACAAAATACGAATTACATCTCTAATAGAAAAAATGACGATTCATGAGAAAATCTCTCAGCTAATCCAGCTTGCTACCCCTTTTTATGAAGGCGCTGCTACTGAAGGACAAATTACTGGACCTATGCTCGAGCTGGGAATAAAGAAGGAAGATGTCATCAACAGCGGATCTGTACTTGGCGCATCAGGCGCAAAGGAAGTCCGAAACATCCAGGACGCTCACATGAAAGAGAACCGGCTTGGTATTCCGCTCTTAATGATGGCAGATATTGTTCATGGCTACAAAACCATTTTCCCCGTTCCTTTAGCCATAGGCTGTTCGTGGGATTTAGAGGCTGCAGAAAAAAGTGCTGAAATCGCAGCAAGAGAAGCATCCGTCAGCGGGATTCATGTCACCTTTGCACCTATGGTCGACCTCGTACGCGACCCTCGTTGGGGAAGAGTAATGGAGAGTACGGGAGAAGATCCTTTTTTAAACAGTGAATTTGCAAGAGCTTTTGTAAGAGGCTTTCAAGGAAATGACCTTTCAGGTGACACAGATCGTGTAGCCGCTTGTGTAAAACATTTTGCAGCTTACGGAGCGGCAGAAGGCGGACGTGATTATAATACGGTAGATATGTCAGAGCGTCAGCTTCGGGAGTCATACCTTCCTGCCTATAAAGCGGCATTAGACGAAGGCTGTGAGATGGTCATGACCGCATTTAATACAGTGGACGGAATCCCTGCGACTGGGAACAAAAAGTTGATGCGCAACCTCCTTCGAGAAGAAATGGGCTTTAATGGTGTTTTAATTTCGGATTGGGGAGCCGTAAAAGAACAGATTCCACATGGCATTGCGCGAGATGAAAAAGATGCAGCGGAGAATGCAATCAAAGCTGGTGTCGATATTGAAATGATGACATCATGCTATGCACATCATTTAGCAGCGTTAATAAAAGAAGGAAAAGTAGAAGAAAAGAGAATTGATGAAGCGGTATACCGCATTTTAGAGCTAAAGGAAAAGCTGGCTCTTTTTGAAAATCCCTATCGCGGGGCCGATGTACATCGTGAAAAAGAAGTGGTGCTCTCTCGAACACATCGAGAAGCAGCATATGAGCTGGCCGTTAAATCCTGCGTATTGCTTAAGAATGATGGAATCTTGCCTTTAAATAATGAAAAGAAAATTGCCTTAATAGGACCTTTTGCAGAAAACGGAGATCTGTTAGGACCGTGGTCATGGCAAGGTTCAAAGGATGACGCTGTAACCCTGCATGAAGCCTTTTCTGCAAAACTAAGCCCTGAAGACCTAGTGATTGAAAAAGGCTGCGGGATTGAAACCAGCTCAGATGAACTTTTTGAAAAAGCGGCCGCAAAAGCAAAAGCAGCGGATATCATCGTTCTTGCACTTGGAGAAGATTCTGAAATGAGCGGAGAAGCTGGATGCCGCGCAGACATTCGTCTGCCAGAGGTTCAATTAGAGCTCGTTTCAAAAATAAAAGCGCTTGGTAAACCTGTTGTCATTGTCCTTTTTAATGGAAGACCTCTTGATCTGTCTGGAATTGAAGGACAGGCAAATGCCATTTTAGAGGCTTGGTATCCTGGGACAGAAGGCGGAAATGCGGTTGCAGATCTTCTTTTTGGAGAGCGAAATCCATCCGGAAAATTGACGATGTCATTTCCATTTACAGCAGGACAAGTTCCTGTTTATTACAATAACTACAATACCGGCCGTCCAAAAGATGCACCAGATGCGCAAATCCGTTATGTTTCTCAGTACTTGGACATTCCAAATGAACCATTATATCCATTTGGATTTGGTTTAAGCTATACACATTATAAATACAGTGAGCCAAAGCTATCATCATGTACAATATCGCCCGATCACCCGTTGACAGTTTCCGTTGATGTAACCAATTCCGGCAAGACGGCTGGAGAAGAAATCGTTCAGCTATACATCCGTGATATGGTTGGTGAAGTCATTCGGCCGTTAAAAGAATTAAAGGCATTTGTAAAAGTGAAGCTCGATCCAGAGGAAACGAAAACAGTTGAATTTATTTTAATAGAAGAGCAGCTTCGCTATTACCATGCGGATCTATCTTTTACCAGTGATGAAGGGGAATTTACTGTCTTTGTCGGCGGCAGCAGCCATGATGTTAAAAGCGCTTGTTTTGAGCTTACAAAATAG
- a CDS encoding cellobiose phosphorylase, with amino-acid sequence MTTATKGKFEIKNGDYRFTFLHSGDIFEVSYKDTMINQWMSNPIDGALNNLYLRLFLPEGMKVTPLVGTRSNSTVSYNESQAIWEGSFEDVSYKVVFTLTPNGIWFWNVEVNGANVKADLIYGQDVGLAHRGAVRTNEAFTAQYVDHQVFDKKPLGYVVCSRQNQPNGNKFPYLQQGSLTKAIGYATDGFQFFGRSFKETDVPEALYQKNLPNSVYQYEFAYIALQSEAVELQGIEQFVFYGCFKENHPEAVTSAQFIDEVLDAWKNVQSLQSKETITLSKVKRNKQFTGTVKTADLSLEEVKNLFPERILEEYEGDKLLSFFTPTYEHIVLKEKERMVERPHGHILVTGNNVHLKEDTVSTTSYMYGIFNSQLVVGNTSFHKMLTNARNALNVMKTSGQRIYVELDGKLQLLTMPSLFEMGFNYTRWFYKIENDLFTITNFTTVDSPEVVLQLKAQSGKNYRFVITNQVSMNNQEYEAPFKMEIKRDVLVFYADASSDSANTYKNLCYHMKVAGAEMNVTDETIFGEKIDSGTASLVVCDLAPTSEWTMTVQGLIDGRSFPFNEKNADTEIERYREFIRQTNRGFHLSKFGKETAELQKMNALAHWYTHNMLIHYSVPHGLEQYGGAAWGTRDVCQGPTEYFLSTQHYDAVKEILLTLYSHQYEETGNWPQWFMFDQYFTIQQEESHGDIIVWPLKAVTDYLSATNDFEILSEEIPYTDTSFNFTDKTYTLLDHIQKQINYMKANFLHDSHLSSYGDGDWDDTLQPANPQLKKYMVSSWTVALTYQVMAQFSQLLKQIDEKRASELGKLADGIKADFQEYILSNDVIPGFVYMENADDPQFMLHPSDKTTGINYRLLPMTRSMIAELLTPEQAEQHLHIIMNKFYCPDGVRLMDKPAHYKGGVSTHFKRAEQASNFGREIGLQYVHAHIRFVEAMAKLGKTSEVWSGLEKINPVMIQEAVPNAERRQSNAYFSSSDGDFKTRYEAQERFDDLKAGKEKVKGGWRIYSSGPGIYMNQLISNCLGIRVNGENLILDPVLPESMQGLEFHYMLDEKPVTFIYHISGNDKKRLIINGKEKAAKTYHNLYRDGGLVVNRSELIGELNDKKNTVEIYL; translated from the coding sequence ATGACAACTGCGACGAAGGGAAAATTTGAAATCAAAAACGGTGACTATCGTTTTACTTTTTTACATTCTGGTGATATTTTCGAAGTTTCTTATAAAGATACGATGATTAACCAGTGGATGAGCAATCCAATTGATGGCGCTTTGAACAATCTATACTTGCGTCTATTTCTGCCCGAGGGTATGAAAGTCACACCTTTAGTAGGCACGCGTTCAAACAGTACAGTTTCTTATAATGAAAGCCAGGCCATTTGGGAGGGGTCTTTTGAAGACGTTTCGTATAAAGTCGTATTCACGTTAACTCCAAATGGCATTTGGTTTTGGAATGTGGAGGTAAACGGTGCGAATGTGAAAGCAGACCTCATCTATGGACAAGATGTCGGCCTTGCTCATAGAGGGGCAGTCCGGACAAACGAGGCGTTCACCGCGCAATATGTTGATCATCAAGTATTTGATAAAAAACCATTAGGCTATGTTGTTTGTTCCCGTCAGAATCAGCCTAACGGAAATAAATTTCCTTACTTACAGCAAGGCTCATTAACGAAAGCAATCGGATATGCTACAGACGGATTTCAATTCTTTGGACGTTCTTTTAAGGAGACGGATGTACCTGAAGCACTCTATCAAAAAAACCTTCCAAACTCCGTGTATCAATACGAGTTTGCTTACATTGCCCTTCAATCAGAAGCAGTTGAGCTGCAAGGCATTGAACAGTTTGTCTTTTACGGATGCTTTAAAGAAAATCACCCGGAAGCGGTAACATCTGCCCAGTTTATTGATGAGGTACTCGATGCCTGGAAAAACGTACAGTCTCTGCAAAGTAAGGAAACAATCACACTTTCAAAGGTAAAACGGAATAAGCAGTTTACAGGAACGGTAAAAACAGCCGATCTTAGCTTAGAAGAAGTAAAAAATCTGTTTCCTGAAAGAATTCTAGAGGAATACGAAGGAGACAAGCTGCTGTCTTTCTTCACGCCAACCTATGAACATATTGTGTTAAAAGAAAAAGAAAGAATGGTAGAACGTCCACATGGTCACATTCTTGTAACGGGTAATAACGTTCACCTAAAAGAAGATACTGTCTCAACAACATCTTATATGTACGGGATCTTCAACTCACAGCTCGTTGTCGGAAACACTTCGTTTCATAAGATGCTGACGAATGCACGCAATGCACTGAATGTGATGAAGACTTCAGGTCAGCGCATTTATGTTGAACTGGACGGAAAACTTCAGCTGTTGACGATGCCTTCACTGTTTGAAATGGGCTTTAATTATACACGCTGGTTCTACAAAATAGAGAATGATTTGTTCACCATCACAAACTTCACCACGGTTGATTCACCGGAAGTAGTGCTTCAACTAAAGGCTCAGAGCGGGAAGAACTATCGTTTTGTCATTACGAACCAAGTATCCATGAACAATCAGGAATATGAAGCTCCGTTTAAGATGGAAATAAAAAGAGATGTTTTGGTGTTCTATGCTGACGCTTCTTCAGACAGTGCAAACACGTATAAAAACCTGTGCTATCATATGAAAGTCGCTGGTGCTGAAATGAACGTAACCGATGAAACAATCTTCGGCGAAAAGATTGATTCAGGAACTGCATCACTCGTAGTTTGTGATTTGGCACCCACAAGTGAGTGGACTATGACTGTCCAAGGGTTAATTGATGGCCGCTCATTTCCTTTTAATGAAAAAAACGCAGACACAGAAATTGAACGCTATCGTGAATTTATACGTCAAACAAATCGAGGCTTCCACCTATCTAAATTCGGAAAAGAAACAGCAGAACTGCAAAAGATGAACGCATTAGCACACTGGTATACGCACAACATGCTCATTCATTATTCGGTTCCGCACGGATTAGAGCAATACGGCGGAGCTGCTTGGGGTACTCGTGATGTTTGTCAGGGACCGACAGAGTATTTCCTGTCCACACAGCATTATGATGCAGTTAAAGAGATCTTGCTTACGTTATACTCTCATCAGTATGAAGAAACAGGAAACTGGCCGCAATGGTTTATGTTCGATCAATATTTCACCATTCAGCAGGAAGAATCCCATGGTGATATCATTGTATGGCCGCTTAAAGCTGTGACAGATTATCTTTCAGCAACAAATGATTTTGAAATCCTGTCGGAAGAGATTCCTTATACAGACACTTCATTTAATTTTACTGATAAGACATACACATTATTAGATCATATTCAAAAGCAGATTAACTATATGAAAGCTAACTTTTTGCATGATTCTCATTTATCTTCGTACGGCGACGGAGACTGGGATGACACACTTCAGCCAGCGAACCCGCAGCTTAAGAAGTACATGGTGAGTTCATGGACAGTTGCGTTAACCTATCAAGTAATGGCGCAATTCTCTCAATTGTTAAAACAGATCGATGAGAAAAGGGCCTCAGAATTAGGAAAGCTGGCTGATGGCATCAAGGCAGATTTTCAAGAATATATACTGAGCAACGATGTCATTCCTGGATTTGTGTATATGGAAAATGCAGACGATCCCCAATTCATGCTGCATCCATCAGATAAAACGACAGGCATCAACTACCGATTACTGCCGATGACCAGAAGTATGATTGCAGAGCTTTTAACACCTGAACAAGCAGAACAGCACCTTCATATCATTATGAATAAATTTTATTGCCCGGATGGTGTAAGATTAATGGATAAGCCTGCCCATTATAAAGGCGGTGTGAGCACACACTTCAAACGTGCTGAACAAGCATCTAATTTCGGGCGTGAGATTGGATTGCAATATGTTCACGCACACATCCGGTTTGTAGAAGCAATGGCTAAGCTTGGAAAGACATCAGAAGTGTGGAGCGGTCTTGAAAAAATTAACCCGGTTATGATTCAAGAAGCTGTTCCGAATGCAGAAAGACGTCAAAGTAATGCCTACTTCAGCAGCTCAGACGGTGATTTCAAAACACGTTATGAAGCTCAGGAACGTTTCGATGATTTAAAAGCAGGCAAGGAAAAAGTTAAAGGCGGATGGCGCATTTATTCGTCAGGACCCGGAATCTATATGAATCAGCTGATCTCTAACTGTTTAGGAATAAGGGTGAATGGAGAAAATCTCATCCTGGACCCTGTTCTGCCTGAAAGCATGCAAGGCTTAGAATTTCATTATATGTTGGATGAGAAGCCTGTAACATTCATTTATCATATCAGCGGAAATGATAAAAAGCGGTTAATTATCAATGGAAAAGAAAAGGCAGCTAAAACTTATCACAATCTTTACCGTGACGGAGGTCTAGTGGTAAACCGCTCAGAATTAATCGGTGAGTTGAATGACAAGAAAAATACCGTAGAGATTTATTTATAA